The following is a genomic window from Paralichthys olivaceus isolate ysfri-2021 chromosome 3, ASM2471397v2, whole genome shotgun sequence.
ACACCCCCAGGTAACAAAGTTAAATAAACTGCTTTATAGTTGCAAAGCctcagaaattaaaatatggcatcaattaaagaaaataatatttatattcagtgttttcttttccaaagaGATGCTGTACGAAATAGCAAAATTCCACGTGTTCTAATACTATTGTGTTTGGAGTCTGCATTCCATTTTAAATACAAGTATCAATAGtgacatatttttaaattctctttGGGATATTACTTTGTTCCTACCCCTTAATGTGACATCTTGCTCTTTGCTACTTCTATGAAGTAGTGTTTTTGAGATGCCACCATTAATGCAGACAGAGAATAATGTTTGTGTGCTATTATCTGCAAAATCTTTAGCAACTAAAGGATTATTGACTAAATGAAGCTGAGGAAAACCatctataaaataatattacttTGCCTCTTTAAAGCATTATGGGCCCAGAAAATCAAGACCTACACACTGTTGAGGTCCTTACTGCAGTTGGTTAACCATCAAGGTTTGACCTGAAACCAAACCTAGCACTGTGGCTAACATGTCTTCTGTTCGTGCCTGAATTCCAACCCAGCCCAAACCCTACTACGGCTCCACCACACATTGTTCAGGCTGTGTTGGGGCTGAGCGACACAGTTCTGGTCGTCGAGAGCTGGACACAGTGACCGCCAGAGTTTGTGCTCAGTTCAAACCAGTATACACATGACTTCTCAAGACTACAGTCAGCTTGACAACAGGCCACATCACACTTTTACTCCAAATCAAAATCTCCTTCTACTTTACcaacacacaactacaaaacCTGTCAGTGTGTTctctgagacacaaacaaatcGTCACAACTCCACAAAACAGAGCAGGGATGAGTGTGGAACTGCAGGATCCATATTCAAatactgagacacacacacacacacacacacacacacacacacacacacacacacacacacacacacacacacacacacacacatacacaccacgTGCTACAGTTTCAAACACAGTTTTGCAGCCACTTTACAGTTGGCTGCGCAGCCACATGATCCTGGTTTTagtcttgtctttgtcttttctcagtTCTGCTGAGCAGTTTCCTTCTGGCAGGTGCATGTGTCCTCCAAACATTGTGCCTTTGGCCGCTTGGATAAGTACTGTCATGTCATCAGCATTTGAAGGGACGGAAGCAGCAGGAAATTCGTGTAAAAAGACGCCCTCTGCTCAGGACACTGGGCCTCTGTCCTTTAAAGGCCCAGTGTAACCGATGACTCTATACTGGTGTCCAGCTGTAGCATTGTGAGATGTGTTCGAGGAGGCATGAATATAGCTATTATATTCCACTATTACTCATTGTTTTATGATAGAAAAGCACAATCAGTCTTAAAAACATGAGCCTCGCAAAAGCCTCGCAAAGCAACTTTATGGTTTCAGCCTGATGATTgtcaataaaaaagacaaagccTCTGTCTTTTGgtgggaagagagaaaaaaaactgcgcTGTTTCAACTCGAAATTTTCTTCAGACGCATCAATAACATATCAAAAAGTGCAAAGAAACTTTACATATTAACAGCAAGATCTCTCTTGCTATTTGTTTCAAAAAATAAGGGAGGCTTATTTGCATATATTATAAGCAGCACCTGCAGCGGAGGGGGCATTCTGGGTGTTGAGGGGGGATGAGGTCTATGTCTGTCCCAGGGTAGAGGCCTTACACTGGACTCGGTGTAGAGAACCAGGTTGAAGGGTTAAAGGCTGACATCCATCCCAGGCAAACAGGCCTCATCCTGGGGACACGGTTAGGTTATAGGCTTGTCAGGATCTGATGTGTTGAGGCCTGATTCTGGTCGACAGTTCATCTGGACCGACCAGACATCTGCTTTAATCCACTGCTTTCTCTAGAAAATCACAACTCACCTCAGTGGCCATTTGTGTGAACCATTTAGTGTCTTAGAGCATAGTACATTCTGGGGCTGCAAAACGGCTGAGTGAGAGCAGCATACTCCTTCCATCCAGGCTGTCTCTTCTGGGTGCGTACacatatgtaaatatatttcactGTATGTTTACATATATGTACGACCATATGTTATATTCTTCTACAAAGCTGAATATATCTTTCCTTTGGCAATGTCTTGacaacattgtttgttttcctccaggaCAGTACCACCACGACAATCAGCCGTCCTCCAGAGTTCTCTCAGTTGCCCAGATACCATGACTGGAACAGAGACAAGCACATAATGAAAtattacagtgaaaaaaaattgtctTATGTAGTAAATGTATGAGCTCAACCTGCTTCTCTGTCACACAGAAGAACAAGACAAATCGGGATTATTCTTTGTCTAGCATGCCAAAAACATTTTGgtaacacacagtaaattaGGATATTCCTAAAAGAATTagttaatctgtgagtctaagtgaacatttatgccaaatgtgaaaaatgtctcTGGAAGTGTTGTGAAGATAATGCCTTCATGAGTAGTGAAATTGTTTTGTGAGATCTTTGACCTCAAAATTCTAATCATTCATCCATGAGACCAACTGAATGTTCGTACCAAATTTGGAGAAATTTGTTCCTGAGATATCTTAATCACAAAAATGGGACAACCTGAAAACCAATTGTCTCCAGTCACTGGCTGTCAGAGgcataattttctttttcaatttgaaattattttacataataaCAAGGAAtctgatatttatattcaaaaaactattaaaatccCAACTGAGGCATGTGTAAATTATTAAAGCTTCGATTCAAATTCTATTTCACACACAAAAGAGCCCAGGTGTACCCGGCTCAGCTGTGTTCAGTCAGAGAATCAGTTCACAGCATCGACTGCTCGAATGATATTGGTTGCCTGCAATGCTGTCAGGTTTTTCAAGCTCCTTGGTGTCATGACAAACTGCCGAGTTTTTAGAATGTGCCCTGTGCTCTTAAGAACCATTATCTGAATCTATACCTTAATAATTCAAATAGCCACTAATCAGATCACttgaaggaaataaataaaaatcacaatttgAAGTTGAAGTCATTTGCCTGTCTGGACATATTCTCATTTCAGGGCCATCATATGAAAGTTATGAAAgtttaaacagaaaacagaatctCTTGTTATCGTGCATATACGTTGCCGTGACATCTCACTGTAAGATACACGACCAAAGAAAACAGGCTGCCAAGCATCTGACAGTGGCATGAACTCATCTAAAGCATTTTGACCAAACCAGACATTTGTCAGTACACTGCAGATGGGAATAGTGAACATATACAAAATGCAAGTGTGAGGTGAGCACATGAATGATGCAAGTTAATGACACGTCAATGCTCGTCAAGCATTTACTTCAAGATTCATTGCACCGAAACTGAAATCGAACAGACACAGATTTGAGTTTGACATGTAGCGTACCTGCAAACATTGCtactttttttcatatttttggtgGCTTGAATGAGGTGAAGCTtctctgaaatatttaaattcagtaaGTCTGCAACTTGTGCCATTATTTTCCTCCAAGGTTCCTTccattacatttattaaaaccttcataaataaagtaaaactgcAACTGGATTCCCATCACATTAAAATATCCCTTACTAGTCCGAATGCATTTAGTTGTGACAAactgtggaaacacacagagacagagagagaggagtcctGACTCAGTATTAATGGAGCTGTTTCTGGGGCAGTGGAACTGCAATGCAGCAACAACGGCACAATTCAAACTTAACACAACGGGTCAAGCTCTACTCTTCATCAACACATACTGTGCATATGTTTCTGCCTCCCACCATCACCATGTACCATAACATATAAGCCATGTATGTCTGTGCCAACTGCTGTTTTATTGTCACATagtttttagattttattcatCAGATTTAGCATTTAGAACACAGACAGTAAAAGAAACATCAAACTCTCACACAGATGAGTTCAGAAACTTTTTGGAGACAAAGAAAACTGAGCAGATTACAAAGTCTAAAGAGGATGCATGAGGAACAATAATATTTAGTCATCTGACTTCAGCACAAAGGGTGGGGCAATATTTCAGATGCAACTTCATTTGTTTGCTGTTGTATAATAATCAAGGTTTTGAGCACCACAAACCGGACATTATTTCTCTTATCAATCATGATGAGGTGGGaacttatttgttttcttgcttaACGGTCCAACAATCCAAGTTTTCTATAGTCCGATGAATCCTCTCCAAACTCAACTTGACAGCGTCAAATAAACCATACTAACCTGGGCTTGGTAGAGTCCACCTGGGTCTCGAGGGGTGACTCCAACAAAGGAGGAGCGGCTGGCAGGGGGGGTCCCGGGGGCCGAGTATGCTGAAGGTGTTTGTGTTAACAACATAAGTCTTGTTATGTCTCAACTTGTAAAGTTGCACGAGGCACATTTAACAAATTTGACAAAAATCTGTCCACAACAGCGACAAGAGACAACAGCATGAAACTCTTGAAACTCCTGAATCACTGATTTCTGCTGTCTGATCTAACCCACACTTATCTGACCTCATATTGGACacatttttcttgtcttttttttgtctatGATGGTTTCATTTTCTACCAAATAAACCTGAGAGGTATTCCAGATTGTGGATTTGGCAAATTTGCCAAGTGTTAAACATATTTCTCACAACTGATACTATTAACACATTTCTACTGCAGAAACTTGATGAACCTTAATGTAATGTGTTTCCAATTTCACAGGTTCTGCATCTGTTCATTCATTGCAGTGCTTTCTATAGTGATTAGTCATTTAACTCCGAACTCACAACATAATAGTATGTCtacaagaaacacaacagtgaccACCATTTATGTATGGAGCGGGTCAAACCAACATGTCTAAGCCCTCTGCTCATTTAGTAgcacaagtaaaaaaataaaagagggcCAGAGTATTTCTCAGCAATACAACATATAATATGCAAGAGAAATTCTGTACGTTTAtgtctatatttaaaaaaatcgaATTAAATCAATCAAGACTAGAAATCGGTCAACAAAGCAAACTGGAACCCTTCAAATATGCAGGACAACAAACATACATCTCATGGTCttacaatgtgaaaaaaatctaCCTTTTATAATTTGCCCCCTCATACATCATTGTCTTGTCCCACAAACACTTTCTTCACTCAATTACCAAACGTACAATCGAATAGCTActaagctgaccttgaaataggGCTCCATTGTCAAATGGTGCTTGCAAATGCAAGTCACTGTCAAATAAAGCTacatgataataatcataagaTACAGTTTATTGCCTTTTTAATGACATATATTCACATGTCCCTGTTTTGAAGATACAgtggaaatacaaaaaaacacttaaaacacTATCAAAACCTCCAATTCTTTGTTGAAGCAAGGGCaggatgttgttgtttgttttatttcaagtttGAATTTGAACTTGACAGTCGGTGAACTCACAAGATCACTACGGGCTGCAGCTCTGCTGTACTCTTCGGTCTTTTGATCAGATGTTACAGCGAGTATTAAGATAAGACCACTTCCACCACCTCCAATACCATCTCCACTGAACTGCTaacactctctctgtctgtatctaTGCCAACCTAAAGTTTGTCACAACTTAAACCAAGGTGATTATGAgtcattttgttgttgtcagggAAATTTGGATATGACTGACGTATGCTGTGTTGCAGTTGATTCAGTTAAAGGTATAGGATACATCTTATTTGATCTTTTTCTAATTCCCAGTACTGTTAGTGTGACATCTTACTAATGTAAGTGTCTCCTAGATGTAAATTGAATTGAAGAATCTGTCACTAAATTTAAGGCTGTGATAATGTAAGGGATTACTTACTCTCAGGTACATGTCACTACAACGTATTCCAGGATGTAGCAACACTAATTTGTTGCTTTAGTCTTCATAATGTGAGAACATGACAGCTAGTCTCTGCTACTAGGATGGAGGAGACACTGGAAACTATATCAAGCTGTGTATGTACAGACAATGATAGCTAGTAGGAACAGGTTgggtcttttcatgggattgGTTGATCAAGGAGAAACCTATTATCTTTAGCTGTATGATAATAACTATACGCCCACTGTCAGTCTGGAACACCCCCCATGATTATTTATGCAAAGAAATGCTTTATGATAACAGACTGCTCCACTTCTATCccagcattttctgtttttggaaGGAAACATCTGTAGGATCATGGATGATGAAATATTCTATTATGATCTAAAACCTATCAGGAGTTTATGTAAATATTAGCATTAGGAACACTTACTGGGTGATGTCGGGGAGTTGGCTCCCCCATCAGAGGAGGTGGTAGTGGCCTTTGACTCTGCAGGCAGGGTCAGCCTGGGGAGGGAGGATGGGGAGCCAAGGGAGGGTGCTGGTCCAGGAGGTGCCAACATCTGAGAGGAGATGTAGTGACCGGGCACTTTAATCTGGCTGCTGCCGTTcagctggaaaaacaaacagacaaccTAACATACTCACATTTGGTCTCTGAAGCTAAGTGTCTTTCATAAGCAATTTCCCCTCACTAAAAGCTATTACTTGTGTGAACAGGAGCCCACGGGCAGTGGCACATTCATTGCATTCATTCCAATGTGCACCTCCAGTgtgtaacaaaaaaaatcactgccACTGATATTAAAACAAAGTCATAACTGAGAGTTGCACAGACATTTTAGCAGGTGTCACAAGAGGGAGCTGTTATAACTTTATTTGACTGTATAGATGCCaaactgccaaaataaaatagAGAGATGGTAGCAGCAGCAGTTGCAACCTGCAGATGTAGACATTTTGATGTGACCTCAAGAGTCACTGCATGTGATTGTGTCAAAGAGAGAGTTAAGATTCAACCAGAAATTCAATTTAGCTTGTAGTTGCACAGCAGAACATCTcagttttttagattttgccCCATGAATGtgaagtgatttattttgtgtaCTTCACACTAATAAAACTAATATGTCATAGTTTTTAATATtagttaattatttattttagcaaAGCAACAtggttaattttattttattttatttattgtgctgATTTATGCAGTGAAACACTAGCTGTAGCAGTGAACAAAGTTTTAAGTTTTGGAACTTACTGAGCTGGGGGTTTGATTGGCAGGGTCGCAGGCCAGTGTTACTAGGTCTTTTAGGGGGTCCTGTGCCAGGTGAGGAGGATAGCGGATTGCTCCATGGGGAAAGTAGGAGGAGGACGGGAAATGAAGAGACGAGGAGGGTTGGATGCTCCGAGACAGAcctggacagagacagaaagaaacaagaaTTGACATTACATGTTACTGTgcatgagtttgtgtgtgtgtgggagaggaagagatggggGGGGTTACTGACCGCTGTGAACTGCTATGACTGGCCGATGGTGCTGAGTGAAGGATCCCAGTCTTGGTGAGTCTTCCTGGGGGGAAGGACTGTCCAGCTCTGCCTTCTTCACTGGAGGAGACAGACCtagaacacaaatacacacagtagCTGAAAATAttgttgtatttgtcttttGCATGCATATTAtggtgaaacaaacaaaaaatgaataatattgGAGGAAATTGAAACTCTGTCTCAGtgttcattttcacacatttacaaatctgATTATACACACATAGATACAGttacaaaactatataaataataacataataaaacaatactGGCCCCGTAACCTCATATTTAAGaaaaagtttcaaagttttgtTGGGGAAACTTAGCTGCCAACAGAACTTCATGCATGCATTAAATACTGTATGAAGTCAGTGACTCATTTGAAACAGCATTTGACAGATTTGAACTTAAAGTATTTTAGTAGCTGGAGATGTCATAGTCGTATGTCTGGGATATGGTACCTGCTGGATATTGCTGGAACGTTTGGTAGACAGATCTCTACATTTAATCAGTGTTTACTGGTTAATATGAGGTGTGAGAGACATATCTGTCGATGAGAGGGCTAACATCTGAGAGGAGTCTATGGTATTCATCTGTCTATTGTGACTGAATTGTAAACTGTCTATAAAGTAAGGTATTTTACTTACCTTAGTCATAATGTTAAGTATGTTTTACATCATGTTAAACAGAAATATTCCTTATTTTAAAGAATGTGTGAGTGATTCTAGTGATAAAATCAGGTATATCAACCAACCACTGGTATGGTCCTTGATTATGGATCTGTGGTGCCATAAATGAATACAATATATAATTAAACTCACTGCTTTTTAAGAGCTTAGCACAGCGTAAACAAAGCTGCAAATATTAAAGCAAGCTGAAAGGATAACATTACTTTTGTCTCCTCTGGGCGCGACTAACACTGCTGTTCTTGTTCTTATTCTGTTACCTCCTTCCATGTCATCAGTCCAGTTCCTAGAGCTGCTGGCAGGAGAGGAAGGTGAGTGGTAATACTCCCCTCCCGGACTGTCAGCCTCTTCCTCCATAGAGCCAGACTTATGGCGCTTACTCCTGTAGACACATATACAGACATTTCAATTTTGTTTCGATTAATTTTTTTGATTCAGCAGCTACTACAGGGAGAGTTAACAGTGACGTGTGCCCTACAGATGTGAGAGATATCATTGTCCAAAAATATATCTTCACAACTGATCAACCTAAGATGTTTGAATTTGAAGGGGCACTTTAAGAAACCAATGCAATAgcagccaaaatatcccagagtATCGGTCTCAAAAAAAGAATGTGGAGTCAAACTTCAAAATGTCAGTATGTAAGTGAAATTTGATATAAATTTAGTCTCCAGCTGCACCTGCTTACACAGGCCTGATTACATCTGCAGTAACCATGACCACTACACTGTCCCCTATATGTCAAATCTGTTAAACTGCCAGTGAAAGCAACATAATCAGGGAAAGATTTTTTCTGAACTACTAATGCTTGTGCAAACAACACTAAAAGCATTCCTTCTTGTAGACCAGCTGCAGCCAGAGACTTTTGCACTCTTTGCTGTAGTTAAGTTGAGTTACTTCTATACTCTGTAGCTGTTTTCATGAATATACCCATGGCATAGCTATAGCTCTTCGTAATCATGGCTGTGGGTGTAGCTGTGgtgtttataaaatgtatatgcAACACTAACTACTACATGGCAGGATTGTGCAGGTTAAGTGAGATGACACTGGTGTATGGGCTGAGCTTTCTGGTTAAGGTATTCAAGAATGTCTGTGGGGTATTGAATGGGCTATAGAGTGTAACCAGCCAGTCACAATGTACGTTTCTCTCCAGATGGTTTATGCCCTTTTTCACTTTGTGCAAAAAAACCTGAGTGAAACAAAATACTGAAgtattgcaaaaaaaaatgtcaagcTTGATAAGATGGTGCATCGATAAAAGGTCCAAGTGTCATGGTaacagattcagaaaataaatcataacaCCAGGCACAAGAGTACTACAGCCTACCACAGGgtctcttttgtgttttgaaggggaggctgaggtgaggggtattcagctgcaacatgcaacttcaccactagatgtcacaaaattctataAACTGAACCTTTGATAAAAACATAGAAAGAAGAAACAGTGTGATCTGTCACCCAGCTctgatcattttaaaaacattatggcTTTTGTCCatagtgacacacacagacgtctTTGCCAGATTATGACATTTTGGCTGCTTTGACTTCCTTCAAAGGCTGTTTGTATCGGAACAGAGGTTCAgagtttatatttaaacttgTCTTAATATAAGCTTTATTGAGCTTAGTACTGTGATTAAGGTTAAAAACCAATTACCAAGACAGATTGTgcacttcctgctgctctgaAGTTAACAGTTTACGAAATATggtcgtgtgtgtgcgtgcttgcgtacatgcatgtgtgtgagattaCCCGCTGGATGAGGTGCTGGCCAGAGATCGTCTGACACTAACAGGCTGGTTGACAGACTGGTTGAGGTCATAGGCCAGATGACCCTGGAGCTCCCCCACAGAAAAACTAGGTCCGACTCCTGTGACGACTGGAGCtgcacacacagggagaaaacACAAGGTTAAGGGCACACTGAAAACTGTACTCAAGCCATTAAAAACAAGACATGACTAAATTTGCAGGAatttttggtttcatttattattattattattattattattattattattactattattcttgttgttgttgttactaTTTCTATTATTAAGATTCCTGTGTGTTCTACCCAAACCTAGCAAACATGCAAAGCTCAGCTAAGATCACACTTTATTTGACCtttatttgtcacatttaaaaagtcTTTATTAGTTATAAAGCTTTACTTTAACAACTGTTAGACTTAATGAACATTTCAATTGACAATACATTTGTTTGAGGggtataaaatgtttttgtttgttttttttaaccctaGGTTTTTGGATTTCAGACTCAACCTCTGATGCAAAAATCAGGTCTGCTGCATCGTCTGATGAAAAGGGGCTTACTTCTTGACACCTGGACCAGCTCAGTGACACTGAAAACTCCTGATGTCACAAAACTCTCCTGGAACTCTGGAccatctgcagaaacacaacagcagtaAGACACTTGTGTGCGTGCGATAGTCTAGAGGAGTGACAGCTGGTTCATGTTAATGCATGAACATAGATTCTCAGATAGATTCTGACATATAGGGGGTTCCTGCTTTTAGCTGAGCTTGAATACGGCATATTTTCCCGGTGGGAAGCAATGAGGATTCTTTTtagtcagtttgtgtgttttgatggtttagtttcactgtttgttttgttatttctttatatCCATTCTTCCAGCAttagttttttttgcagtgaGAAACACGATATCGTGCCAAGGATCTCTCAGAAGAGGCGTTTAGCACATTATGCACAATACAATGCATTGGGACAAAATGTCTTCATATGTTGACGTAAATTGGTCCTTAGAGGAAACCAGTACAGTGCTAATGATAGCATGTGGTACTCATCAGTGATGTCCGGTGTCAGCCTTACTGTTTGTCTTATCACTAGAGCTTCTTGTGCAGAAGATACAAAACTGACAGGCAGATAATGATAAGAAGGACAGGTCATAAATTGTACTAATTTGTGGACGTGTTACCTGGCTTGTTAACAATGTGTCTTCTCTTTCAGATGTTTTAAACGTTAAATTTGATGATTTACaaattacaaacattttttaacaaagTGCTTCATCTTACATGATCAGGTTACAcagacttaaaataaaaagatgtatgAATGTTCCTTCTTTACAGTACCCATGGTGGTGGTTCGGCTGTCCTCCTGATCAGAGCCCACTCCTGTGCGACTGggactgctgctctgctctgcctctggagagagagagacaaacagaccgACAGACAAATCAGGACAATTTTAACAAAATACAATCATTACCAAAATCCAGTCAGTTCATCTCTGAGcccatgtgaatgtttgtgccagataTGACATTTCCATAATGCATTGTGGATGTATCATTTtgtcacaaggcaaaaaaaggAGAGTTGTAAGGTCAACTGTGCAAACCAAATGAATGGAAATTTCACACAATGAAGATACATAAATCTTAAATGTAAGTAAATTTCCTAATATTTCTAGTCAAGGATCGCACCCCCAAAAAATCACTTTTTGGAAAATATaattatgaatgaataaacaacaTGTCATGTCAAACTGCAAAAGATTCTGATTGCATGCATCTGAACAGATGTTGCTCATTCAATAACCTGTGCTTGCATATACTGTGTTTCATCTGTATAAAGCTACCagcattatttattatatatttttgaatcaaaacattgtGTGCTTTTGAcggtttgtttttaatgttttgttcccattgttcttttatttatattctataTTATCAGAATTTtccaataatttaatttaacaaaaaaagCTACTGCTATACAGGTTAAACTGATGTTGtaaatcattatatttaatTAACCAGAAGTGTAGAGGCACACCATTGTCTGCAGGTCAAAAACAGCAGACAATGGTTAAGGAGAGgcaacagaaacagaggagaggcagaCAGTGGCAGCTTaggaatgaaaaatacaaagttGGTGAATGAATCATTGACAGTGTCTGTTCTTCATATCCTCCAGATTCTGTCCATGCACACATCTGATGCAGGGAGAGGGCACAGCATTTTAATAGAACATTTTCCTGGCAGAGCgggttctttctttttttttacttgtcatGCAGGTGTAGCCTGTCACATTGGTTTAACAGGTCATGAGTAGGTTG
Proteins encoded in this region:
- the nfic gene encoding nuclear factor 1 C-type isoform X5; the protein is MMFSPLSLSQDEFHPFIEALLPQVRAFAYTWFNLQARKRKYFKKHEKRMTKEEERAVKDELLGEKAEVKQKWASRLLAKLRKDIRPECREDFVLSVTGKKAACCVLSNPDQKGKMRRIDCLRQADKVWRLDLVMVILFKGIPLESTDGERLVKGGQCSNPILCVQPRHISVSVKELDLYLAYYVQEREAEQSSSPSRTGVGSDQEDSRTTTMDGPEFQESFVTSGVFSVTELVQVSRTPVVTGVGPSFSVGELQGHLAYDLNQSVNQPVSVRRSLASTSSSGSKRHKSGSMEEEADSPGGEYYHSPSSPASSSRNWTDDMEGGLSPPVKKAELDSPSPQEDSPRLGSFTQHHRPVIAVHSGLSRSIQPSSSLHFPSSSYFPHGAIRYPPHLAQDPLKDLVTLACDPANQTPSSLNGSSQIKVPGHYISSQMLAPPGPAPSLGSPSSLPRLTLPAESKATTTSSDGGANSPTSPIMVSGQLRELWRTADCRGGTVLEENKQCCQDIAKGKIYSAL
- the nfic gene encoding nuclear factor 1 C-type isoform X7 — translated: MDEFHPFIEALLPQVRAFAYTWFNLQARKRKYFKKHEKRMTKEEERAVKDELLGEKAEVKQKWASRLLAKLRKDIRPECREDFVLSVTGKKAACCVLSNPDQKGKMRRIDCLRQADKVWRLDLVMVILFKGIPLESTDGERLVKGGQCSNPILCVQPRHISVSVKELDLYLAYYVQEREAEQSSSPSRTGVGSDQEDSRTTTMDGPEFQESFVTSGVFSVTELVQVSRTPVVTGVGPSFSVGELQGHLAYDLNQSVNQPVSVRRSLASTSSSGSKRHKSGSMEEEADSPGGEYYHSPSSPASSSRNWTDDMEGGLSPPVKKAELDSPSPQEDSPRLGSFTQHHRPVIAVHSGLSRSIQPSSSLHFPSSSYFPHGAIRYPPHLAQDPLKDLVTLACDPANQTPSSLNGSSQIKVPGHYISSQMLAPPGPAPSLGSPSSLPRLTLPAESKATTTSSDGGANSPTSPIMVSGQLRELWRTADCRGGTVLEENKQCCQDIAKGKIYSAL
- the nfic gene encoding nuclear factor 1 C-type isoform X4; the protein is MSMSATPGGCGEADSSVKWQLCYDVTAKTWWMDEFHPFIEALLPQVRAFAYTWFNLQARKRKYFKKHEKRMTKEEERAVKDELLGEKAEVKQKWASRLLAKLRKDIRPECREDFVLSVTGKKAACCVLSNPDQKGKMRRIDCLRQADKVWRLDLVMVILFKGIPLESTDGERLVKGGQCSNPILCVQPRHISVSVKELDLYLAYYVQEREAEQSSSPSRTGVGSDQEDSRTTTMDGPEFQESFVTSGVFSVTELVQVSRTPVVTGVGPSFSVGELQGHLAYDLNQSVNQPVSVRRSLASTSSSGSKRHKSGSMEEEADSPGGEYYHSPSSPASSSRNWTDDMEGGLSPPVKKAELDSPSPQEDSPRLGSFTQHHRPVIAVHSGLSRSIQPSSSLHFPSSSYFPHGAIRYPPHLAQDPLKDLVTLACDPANQTPSSLNGSSQIKVPGHYISSQMLAPPGPAPSLGSPSSLPRLTLPAESKATTTSSDGGANSPTSPIMVSGQLRELWRTADCRGGTVLEENKQCCQDIAKGKIYSAL
- the nfic gene encoding nuclear factor 1 C-type isoform X1 gives rise to the protein MTGRQRASCPGMQLGQRAATEAETSRTRSGTSELTLGSEPLDNSTYTTIEKKAVRYEPYLHLHQLQEDEFHPFIEALLPQVRAFAYTWFNLQARKRKYFKKHEKRMTKEEERAVKDELLGEKAEVKQKWASRLLAKLRKDIRPECREDFVLSVTGKKAACCVLSNPDQKGKMRRIDCLRQADKVWRLDLVMVILFKGIPLESTDGERLVKGGQCSNPILCVQPRHISVSVKELDLYLAYYVQEREAEQSSSPSRTGVGSDQEDSRTTTMDGPEFQESFVTSGVFSVTELVQVSRTPVVTGVGPSFSVGELQGHLAYDLNQSVNQPVSVRRSLASTSSSGSKRHKSGSMEEEADSPGGEYYHSPSSPASSSRNWTDDMEGGLSPPVKKAELDSPSPQEDSPRLGSFTQHHRPVIAVHSGLSRSIQPSSSLHFPSSSYFPHGAIRYPPHLAQDPLKDLVTLACDPANQTPSSLNGSSQIKVPGHYISSQMLAPPGPAPSLGSPSSLPRLTLPAESKATTTSSDGGANSPTSPIMVSGQLRELWRTADCRGGTVLEENKQCCQDIAKGKIYSAL
- the nfic gene encoding nuclear factor 1 C-type isoform X9, with the protein product MTKEEERAVKDELLGEKAEVKQKWASRLLAKLRKDIRPECREDFVLSVTGKKAACCVLSNPDQKGKMRRIDCLRQADKVWRLDLVMVILFKGIPLESTDGERLVKGGQCSNPILCVQPRHISVSVKELDLYLAYYVQEREAEQSSSPSRTGVGSDQEDSRTTTMDGPEFQESFVTSGVFSVTELVQVSRTPVVTGVGPSFSVGELQGHLAYDLNQSVNQPVSVRRSLASTSSSGSKRHKSGSMEEEADSPGGEYYHSPSSPASSSRNWTDDMEGGLSPPVKKAELDSPSPQEDSPRLGSFTQHHRPVIAVHSGLSRSIQPSSSLHFPSSSYFPHGAIRYPPHLAQDPLKDLVTLACDPANQTPSSLNGSSQIKVPGHYISSQMLAPPGPAPSLGSPSSLPRLTLPAESKATTTSSDGGANSPTSPIMVSGQLRELWRTADCRGGTVLEENKQCCQDIAKGKIYSAL
- the nfic gene encoding nuclear factor 1 C-type isoform X3; translated protein: MTGRQRASCPGMQLGQRAATEAETSRTRSGTSELTLGSEPLDNSTYTTIEKKAVRYEPYLHLHQLQEDEFHPFIEALLPQVRAFAYTWFNLQARKRKYFKKHEKRMTKEEERAVKDELLGEKAEVKQKWASRLLAKLRKDIRPECREDFVLSVTGKKAACCVLSNPDQKGKMRRIDCLRQADKVWRLDLVMVILFKGIPLESTDGERLVKGGQCSNPILCVQPRHISVSVKELDLYLAYYVQEREAEQSSSPSRTGVGSDQEDSRTTTMAPVVTGVGPSFSVGELQGHLAYDLNQSVNQPVSVRRSLASTSSSGSKRHKSGSMEEEADSPGGEYYHSPSSPASSSRNWTDDMEGGLSPPVKKAELDSPSPQEDSPRLGSFTQHHRPVIAVHSGLSRSIQPSSSLHFPSSSYFPHGAIRYPPHLAQDPLKDLVTLACDPANQTPSSLNGSSQIKVPGHYISSQMLAPPGPAPSLGSPSSLPRLTLPAESKATTTSSDGGANSPTSPIMVSGQLRELWRTADCRGGTVLEENKQCCQDIAKGKIYSAL